A stretch of Helicobacter pylori DNA encodes these proteins:
- a CDS encoding D-alanine--D-alanine ligase, which produces MEFCVLFGGASFEHEISIVSAIALKGVLKDRIKYFIFLDENHHFYLIEESNMHSKYFAQIKEKKLPPLILTHNGLLKNSFLGAKIIELPLVINLVHGGDGEDGKLASLLEFYRIAFIGPRIEASVLSYNKYLTKLYAKDLGIKALNYILLNEKNRANALDLIGFNFPFIIKPSNAGSSLGVSVVKEEKELIYALDSAFEYSKEVLIEPFIQGVKEYNLAGCKIKKDFCFSYIEEPNKQEFLDFKQKYLDFSRTKAPKANLSNALEEQLKENFKKLYNDLFDGAIIRCDFFVIENEVYLNEINPIPGSLANYLFDDFKTTLENLAQSLPKTPKIQIKNSYLLQIQKNK; this is translated from the coding sequence GTGGAGTTTTGCGTTTTATTTGGTGGGGCGAGTTTTGAGCATGAAATCAGCATTGTGAGCGCGATCGCGCTTAAAGGAGTGTTAAAAGATAGGATTAAATATTTTATTTTTTTAGATGAAAACCATCATTTTTATTTGATTGAAGAATCCAACATGCATTCAAAATACTTCGCTCAAATCAAAGAAAAAAAATTACCCCCCCTAATCCTCACGCATAATGGCTTGCTCAAAAACTCGTTTTTAGGCGCTAAGATTATAGAATTGCCTTTAGTGATCAATCTTGTGCATGGGGGCGATGGCGAAGACGGGAAATTAGCGAGCTTGTTAGAATTTTATCGTATCGCTTTCATAGGCCCTAGAATTGAAGCGAGCGTGCTGAGTTACAACAAGTATTTAACCAAGCTTTACGCTAAAGATTTAGGAATAAAGGCTTTAAATTATATTCTTTTGAATGAAAAAAACCGCGCTAACGCCCTGGATTTGATTGGGTTTAATTTCCCTTTCATCATCAAGCCCAGTAACGCCGGGAGCTCCTTAGGGGTGAGTGTTGTGAAAGAAGAAAAAGAATTGATTTACGCTTTGGACAGCGCGTTTGAATATTCTAAAGAGGTCTTAATAGAGCCTTTCATTCAGGGCGTGAAAGAATACAATTTAGCCGGCTGTAAGATCAAAAAGGATTTTTGTTTTTCCTATATTGAAGAGCCTAACAAACAGGAATTTTTAGATTTCAAACAAAAATATTTGGATTTTTCACGCACCAAAGCCCCTAAAGCGAACCTTTCTAACGCCCTAGAAGAACAATTAAAAGAAAATTTTAAAAAACTCTATAACGATTTGTTTGATGGCGCGATCATCCGTTGCGATTTTTTTGTCATAGAAAATGAAGTGTATCTCAATGAGATCAACCCCATTCCTGGCAGTTTGGCCAATTATTTGTTTGATGATTTTAAAACAACGCTAGAAAATTTAGCGCAATCATTACCCAAAACCCCTAAAATCCAAATCAAAAACTCTTATTTGTTGCAAATCCAAAAGAATAAGTAA
- the estV gene encoding lipase EstV, translating to MAKRSIAYLDSVFDISYTFIDHHSPLNALFLHGWGSSKEIMQQAFQGCFLNYNHLYVDLPGFNQSPNDEKVLETKDYANIINLFLKSVGKKAHVVFGHSFGGKVAILCENERMVLLSSAGILEPKPLKVRCKILLAKIFKKLGLNLGFLRSKDAMGLNQAMYETFKKVVSEDFSEHFKRCEKEVLLFWGKDDKATPLSSAQKMQTLLKKSALFVLEGDHFFFLNQAKEIEKLVENHYHAKS from the coding sequence ATGGCTAAACGCAGTATCGCTTATTTGGATAGCGTTTTTGACATTTCCTACACTTTTATAGACCACCATAGCCCTTTAAACGCCTTGTTTTTGCATGGCTGGGGGAGTTCTAAAGAAATCATGCAACAAGCGTTTCAAGGCTGTTTTTTAAATTACAACCATTTGTATGTGGATTTGCCCGGCTTCAATCAAAGCCCTAACGATGAAAAAGTTTTAGAAACTAAAGATTATGCTAATATCATCAACCTGTTCTTAAAAAGCGTGGGTAAAAAAGCGCATGTCGTTTTTGGGCATAGCTTTGGAGGGAAAGTAGCGATCTTGTGTGAAAACGAACGGATGGTTTTATTGAGCAGCGCTGGGATCTTAGAGCCAAAACCCTTAAAAGTGCGTTGTAAAATCCTTTTAGCTAAAATCTTTAAAAAACTAGGTTTGAATTTAGGGTTTTTGAGGAGTAAGGACGCTATGGGGCTTAATCAAGCGATGTATGAAACCTTTAAAAAAGTAGTTAGCGAAGACTTTAGCGAGCATTTCAAACGATGCGAGAAAGAAGTTTTATTATTTTGGGGTAAAGATGATAAAGCAACCCCCTTAAGCTCCGCTCAAAAAATGCAAACCTTATTGAAAAAGAGCGCCTTATTTGTTTTAGAAGGGGATCATTTCTTTTTTTTAAACCAAGCAAAAGAGATTGAAAAACTAGTGGAGAATCATTATCATGCAAAGTCTTAG
- a CDS encoding Mur ligase family protein, protein MQSLSWLNLAFRWLFITGLGYYIMTLLQWYHYSVFRILTKHHKMRWHGIYFLLPLGVFILSYAFKMPFVFDFFCGVIQMPMLIIWAKRNDKPLVFTPRVKRFFIFLLLFLILHEILNTELVPLDGISLVLGCLCLFIFVLSASLIFEKALSKQYLQTAKDKIASLKNLKVIAITGSFGKTSTKNFLLQILQTTFNVHASPKSVNTLLGLANDINQNLDNKSEIYIAEAGARNKGDIKEITRLIEPHLAVVAEVGEQHLEYFKTLENICETKAELLDSKRLEKAFCYSVEKIKPYAPKDSPLINVSSLVKNIQSTLKGTSFEMLLDSVWERFETKVLGEFSAYNIASAILIAKHLGLETERIKRLVLELNPIAHRLQLLEVNQKIIIDDSFNGNLKGMLEGIRLASLHKGRKVIVTPGLVESNTESNEALAQKIDEVFDVAIITGELNSKTIASRLKTPQKILLKDKAQLENILQATTIQGDLILFANDAPNYI, encoded by the coding sequence ATGCAAAGTCTTAGTTGGCTGAATTTAGCGTTTCGTTGGCTCTTTATAACAGGGCTTGGCTATTATATAATGACTTTATTGCAATGGTATCATTACAGCGTGTTCAGGATTTTAACCAAGCACCATAAAATGCGTTGGCATGGGATTTATTTTTTATTGCCTTTAGGGGTGTTTATCCTATCGTATGCTTTCAAAATGCCGTTTGTTTTTGATTTCTTTTGTGGCGTGATTCAAATGCCCATGCTCATTATCTGGGCCAAACGCAACGACAAGCCTTTAGTTTTCACGCCAAGGGTGAAGCGCTTTTTCATCTTCTTATTACTCTTTTTAATCTTGCATGAAATCTTAAATACAGAATTAGTCCCTTTGGATGGGATTTCACTCGTGCTTGGCTGTTTGTGTTTGTTTATATTCGTTTTAAGCGCTTCTTTAATCTTTGAAAAAGCCTTATCCAAGCAGTATTTGCAAACCGCTAAAGATAAAATCGCCTCTTTAAAAAATTTAAAAGTCATCGCCATTACCGGAAGCTTTGGGAAAACCAGCACCAAAAATTTCTTGCTTCAAATCTTACAAACCACATTCAACGTGCACGCAAGCCCCAAAAGCGTCAATACCCTTTTAGGGCTTGCGAATGATATTAACCAGAATTTAGACAATAAGAGCGAAATCTATATCGCTGAAGCCGGGGCAAGGAATAAGGGCGATATTAAAGAAATCACCCGCCTTATTGAACCACACCTTGCCGTGGTCGCAGAAGTGGGCGAACAGCATTTAGAATATTTTAAAACTTTAGAAAATATTTGCGAGACTAAAGCGGAATTATTGGATTCCAAACGCTTAGAAAAAGCCTTTTGTTACTCTGTGGAAAAAATCAAGCCCTATGCCCCTAAAGATAGCCCTTTAATAAATGTTTCTAGCCTGGTTAAAAACATCCAATCCACTTTAAAAGGCACTTCTTTTGAAATGCTTTTAGATAGCGTTTGGGAAAGATTTGAAACAAAGGTTTTAGGGGAATTTAGTGCTTATAATATCGCTTCAGCCATTTTAATCGCTAAGCATTTAGGCTTAGAGACCGAAAGGATCAAACGGCTTGTTTTGGAACTCAACCCTATCGCCCATCGTTTGCAACTTTTGGAAGTGAATCAAAAAATCATCATAGACGATAGCTTTAATGGGAATTTAAAGGGCATGTTAGAGGGCATTCGTTTAGCGAGTTTGCACAAAGGGCGTAAAGTCATCGTAACACCAGGATTAGTGGAAAGCAATACAGAAAGTAATGAGGCTTTAGCGCAAAAAATAGACGAGGTTTTTGATGTCGCTATCATCACAGGGGAGTTGAATTCCAAAACGATTGCTTCACGATTGAAAACCCCCCAAAAAATCTTACTCAAGGATAAGGCGCAATTGGAAAATATCTTACAAGCCACCACGATTCAAGGCGATTTGATTTTATTCGCTAATGATGCCCCTAATTACATTTAG
- a CDS encoding HIT family protein gives MQHLYAPWRESYLKEKNKSCVFCEISQNPTKDPENRVLYRNNDLFVVMNAYPYNPGHLLIIPHAHQASVELLDLNIWLNMNALVPKVLKALYAYGAQGINLGLNLHRNAGAGIPEHLHMHLVPRFLGDSNFISVIAQTRVCGMDLNETYLTLKNLLEKELH, from the coding sequence ATGCAACATTTATACGCTCCTTGGCGCGAAAGTTATTTGAAAGAGAAAAATAAAAGTTGTGTCTTTTGTGAAATTTCTCAAAACCCTACAAAAGATCCAGAGAACAGAGTGCTTTATAGAAATAACGATCTCTTTGTGGTGATGAACGCCTACCCTTATAACCCGGGGCATTTGTTGATCATTCCCCATGCACATCAAGCGAGCGTTGAACTTTTAGATCTTAACATTTGGCTGAACATGAATGCTTTAGTGCCTAAAGTGTTAAAAGCGTTGTATGCTTATGGCGCTCAAGGGATCAATTTAGGTTTGAATTTGCACAGAAACGCCGGAGCAGGGATTCCTGAGCATTTGCACATGCATTTAGTGCCTAGGTTTTTAGGCGATAGCAATTTTATAAGCGTTATCGCTCAAACCAGGGTGTGCGGGATGGATCTTAATGAAACCTATCTTACCTTAAAAAACTTATTAGAAAAGGAGCTTCATTGA
- a CDS encoding ribose-phosphate pyrophosphokinase codes for MKARGFKAKMRGFKIFSGSAHPAFGKEVSKHLGFPLSKAVIGKFSDGEINIQISESVRGKDIFIIQPTCVPVNDNLMELLVMVDALRRSSANSITAVLPYFGYARQDRKAAPRVPITAKMVANLMQEVGIERIITMDLHAGQIQGFFDVPVDNLYGSIVFRDYIRSKALKNPVIASPDVGGVTRARYFANQMGLDLIIVDKRREKANESEVMNIIGSAKERDVILVDDMIDTAGTICKAALALKEQGATSVMALGTHAVLSGNAIKRIKESALDEVVVTNSIPLVQKCDKITTLSVAPLFAEVIRRIYHNESVQSLFT; via the coding sequence ATGAAGGCGCGTGGGTTTAAGGCAAAGATGCGTGGGTTTAAGATTTTTTCAGGGAGCGCTCACCCTGCATTTGGCAAAGAAGTGTCAAAGCATTTAGGCTTTCCCTTATCCAAAGCGGTGATAGGCAAATTCAGCGATGGCGAAATCAATATCCAAATCAGCGAATCGGTGCGCGGTAAGGATATTTTTATCATCCAGCCCACTTGCGTGCCGGTCAATGACAATTTAATGGAATTGTTAGTCATGGTAGATGCTTTAAGGCGCAGTTCGGCCAATTCTATCACAGCGGTGTTGCCGTATTTTGGCTATGCCAGACAGGACAGAAAAGCGGCTCCACGAGTGCCTATCACGGCTAAAATGGTCGCTAATTTGATGCAAGAAGTGGGGATTGAAAGGATCATTACGATGGATTTGCATGCCGGGCAAATCCAAGGCTTTTTTGATGTGCCGGTGGATAATTTATACGGATCTATCGTTTTTAGAGACTATATCCGCTCTAAAGCGTTAAAAAACCCTGTGATCGCTAGCCCTGATGTGGGTGGGGTTACAAGAGCTAGGTATTTTGCCAATCAAATGGGGTTAGATTTAATCATCGTGGATAAGCGCCGTGAAAAAGCTAATGAAAGCGAAGTGATGAATATTATCGGATCAGCCAAGGAGCGCGATGTGATTTTAGTGGATGACATGATTGATACCGCAGGCACGATCTGTAAAGCCGCTTTGGCCTTAAAAGAGCAAGGGGCAACTTCTGTCATGGCGTTAGGCACGCATGCGGTTTTGAGCGGGAATGCGATCAAGCGCATTAAAGAAAGCGCGTTAGATGAAGTGGTGGTAACTAACTCTATCCCTTTAGTTCAAAAATGCGATAAAATCACCACCTTAAGCGTAGCACCCTTATTTGCGGAAGTGATCAGAAGGATTTATCATAACGAAAGCGTCCAATCGCTTTTCACTTAA
- a CDS encoding FtsW/RodA/SpoVE family cell cycle protein — protein sequence MALDKRIWMHFDLLPFVFIIPLLVVSFLLIFESSAVLSLKQGVYYAIGFLLFWIVFFIPFRKLDRWLFVFYWVCVILLALVDFMGSSKLGAQRWLVIPFTSITLQPSEPVKIAILLLLAHLIKINPPPFKGYDWGMFLKLSFYICLPAALILKQPDLGTALIVLIMGFGILLIVGLKTRVWLPLLIALIVASPIAYHFLHDYQKKRIADFLSEKPNYHVMQSIIAIGSGGFLGKSKEACTQTKFKFLPIATSDFIFAYFVERFGFLGAILLFAIYIGLSLHLFFYLFESNSDWFLKIVALGISILIFVYSSVNIAMTLGLAPVVGIPLPLFSYGGSSFITFMILFAILENLLAFRYIFGYNSKPSFGNFGFLAQLVRALGS from the coding sequence ATGGCATTAGACAAAAGGATTTGGATGCATTTTGATCTTTTGCCTTTTGTGTTTATTATTCCCTTGTTGGTGGTTTCTTTTTTGTTGATTTTTGAGAGCAGCGCGGTTTTGAGCTTGAAACAAGGGGTTTATTATGCGATAGGGTTTCTTCTCTTTTGGATCGTGTTTTTTATCCCTTTTAGGAAGCTCGATCGGTGGCTCTTTGTGTTTTATTGGGTGTGCGTTATTTTATTGGCGTTAGTGGATTTTATGGGGTCTAGCAAGCTTGGGGCTCAACGATGGCTAGTCATTCCCTTTACCTCTATCACCTTACAGCCCAGCGAACCTGTGAAAATCGCTATCCTTTTACTATTAGCGCATTTGATTAAAATCAACCCACCTCCTTTTAAGGGCTATGATTGGGGCATGTTTTTAAAGCTTAGTTTTTACATTTGCTTACCGGCGGCTTTGATTTTAAAACAGCCTGATTTAGGCACGGCTCTTATTGTGCTGATCATGGGTTTTGGGATTTTACTTATCGTGGGTTTAAAGACTAGGGTGTGGCTCCCTCTTTTAATCGCTTTAATAGTGGCTTCGCCTATCGCTTATCATTTTTTGCATGATTACCAAAAAAAGCGCATCGCAGACTTTCTTTCTGAAAAGCCTAATTACCATGTCATGCAATCCATTATCGCTATAGGATCGGGCGGGTTTTTAGGCAAATCTAAAGAAGCTTGCACGCAAACCAAATTCAAATTCTTGCCTATCGCAACGAGCGATTTCATCTTCGCTTACTTCGTGGAGCGTTTTGGTTTTTTAGGGGCTATATTGCTTTTTGCGATTTATATAGGCTTGAGTTTGCATTTATTTTTTTATCTGTTTGAAAGCAACAGCGATTGGTTTTTAAAGATTGTAGCCCTTGGGATTTCTATTTTAATCTTTGTTTATTCCAGCGTGAATATCGCCATGACTTTAGGGTTAGCCCCTGTGGTAGGCATTCCCTTGCCTTTGTTCAGCTATGGGGGGAGCAGTTTTATCACTTTTATGATCCTGTTTGCAATCCTAGAAAACCTGCTTGCTTTTCGCTATATTTTTGGATACAATAGCAAACCGTCCTTTGGGAATTTTGGATTCTTAGCTCAGCTGGTCAGAGCGCTCGGCTCATAA